Proteins from a genomic interval of Anatilimnocola floriformis:
- a CDS encoding glycosyltransferase family 2 protein, translating to MKFSLIVPTIGRPADLQRFINHLSLQGCDRVDLREVELLVVDQSGESATGELIARQQTPFTIRHLPMAGRGASRARNFGWSFARGEIITFPDDDCHYPVGLLAGVLDLFDDLDRDALMLQVEHLGRQDQSGGAITRANVLFRCVESGFFVRSARAGDVRYDERMGVGAASPWNSDEGPDLLLRLLDQGLNIHYAPELVIHHPNPLQTLDQRLQNRCFQYSRGRGYLLRKHHFPAKVIANTLVRSLGGSLLMAATARPYWARYYWNSFAGKMLGLMGGNNVPPQEISSPLTQVRTEELAMSPSAPYSVNGG from the coding sequence ATGAAATTCTCACTCATAGTGCCGACCATCGGCCGACCTGCTGACCTGCAGCGTTTCATCAATCACTTATCCTTGCAAGGGTGCGACCGCGTCGACCTGCGCGAGGTCGAGTTGCTCGTTGTCGATCAGAGCGGCGAGAGCGCGACCGGCGAGTTGATCGCGCGGCAGCAAACGCCGTTCACCATCCGCCATTTGCCGATGGCAGGCCGCGGCGCATCGCGCGCTCGCAACTTTGGCTGGAGCTTTGCCCGCGGCGAGATCATCACCTTCCCCGACGACGACTGCCATTATCCAGTCGGTCTGCTCGCAGGGGTTCTCGATCTCTTCGATGATCTCGACCGCGACGCGCTGATGTTGCAAGTCGAACACCTCGGTCGGCAGGATCAATCGGGCGGCGCGATCACGCGCGCGAACGTGTTGTTCCGTTGTGTCGAGTCGGGCTTCTTCGTCCGCAGCGCGCGGGCTGGCGATGTGCGCTACGACGAACGAATGGGCGTCGGCGCCGCGAGTCCTTGGAACTCCGACGAAGGCCCCGACCTGTTGCTGCGACTGCTCGATCAGGGCTTGAACATTCACTACGCGCCCGAGCTCGTGATTCATCATCCCAATCCGCTGCAAACGCTCGATCAGCGTCTGCAGAATCGCTGCTTTCAATACAGCCGCGGCCGCGGTTATCTCCTCCGCAAACATCACTTCCCCGCCAAGGTGATCGCAAACACGCTGGTTCGTTCGCTGGGCGGCAGTCTGCTGATGGCCGCCACCGCGCGACCCTATTGGGCGCGCTACTACTGGAATTCATTCGCCGGAAAAATGCTCGGCTTGATGGGCGGCAACAACGTGCCGCCGCAAGAGATCTCTTCGCCGCTGACGCAAGTGCGAACCGAGGAGCTAGCAATGTCGCCGAGTGCACCGTACTCGGTGAACGGCGGCTAA
- a CDS encoding PQQ-binding-like beta-propeller repeat protein produces the protein MRFRYSLLILPLLFATNLHAADWLQFRGSENRSTGGDTKLPTEISSDKNVAWKSPLVGKGVSGPIVVGKKVFVTASSGPVVQDRLHVLCFDADSGKQLWHRQFWATGRCFHHPTSANAAPTPASDGQRVYAFFSSNDLVCLDLDGNLQWYRGLGTDYPKAGNDVGMSSSPLVAGGAVVVQSESQGDAFAAGLDVLTGETLWREDRKLGPNWASPALLRDKEGKEAILIQSATVLTAHEPRSGKQIWKYDTSCSIIPSATAVGDKVFLPAKGLTVLEATATTTSPEVAWESNKLSPGNSSPVIVGDQVYILNSAGVLTCGDVNEGTVLWQQRLAGKFWATPVVAGEHIYCINDAGKCFVVKLGAEKPAEPITGELGEAVLASPAVSNGALFLRTEKHLWKIAGQ, from the coding sequence ATGCGATTCCGATACTCCTTACTAATACTCCCACTGCTCTTCGCCACCAATCTCCACGCAGCCGATTGGTTGCAGTTTCGCGGCAGCGAAAATCGCAGCACCGGCGGCGATACGAAACTGCCGACGGAAATCAGCTCCGATAAAAACGTCGCCTGGAAATCGCCACTGGTCGGCAAGGGTGTTTCTGGTCCGATCGTCGTCGGCAAGAAGGTCTTCGTGACCGCGAGTTCTGGACCGGTCGTGCAAGATCGTTTGCACGTTCTCTGCTTCGATGCCGACAGCGGCAAGCAGCTGTGGCATCGGCAATTTTGGGCGACGGGCCGTTGCTTTCATCATCCCACTTCGGCCAACGCAGCTCCGACACCGGCCAGCGATGGCCAGCGGGTCTATGCGTTCTTTTCGTCGAACGATCTGGTCTGCCTCGATCTCGACGGCAACCTGCAATGGTATCGCGGCCTCGGCACCGACTATCCCAAAGCGGGTAACGATGTCGGCATGTCGAGCTCGCCGCTGGTCGCCGGCGGCGCGGTGGTGGTGCAAAGCGAAAGTCAGGGAGATGCCTTTGCTGCCGGTCTCGATGTGTTGACTGGCGAGACGCTGTGGCGCGAAGATCGCAAGCTCGGTCCGAATTGGGCTTCGCCGGCGCTGCTCCGCGACAAAGAAGGCAAGGAAGCCATCCTCATTCAATCGGCGACGGTGCTGACGGCTCACGAGCCGCGCTCGGGAAAGCAGATTTGGAAATACGACACCAGCTGTTCGATCATTCCCTCGGCAACCGCGGTTGGCGATAAGGTTTTTCTTCCCGCCAAGGGACTGACGGTGCTCGAAGCCACCGCCACCACCACGAGTCCCGAAGTCGCTTGGGAATCGAACAAGCTGTCGCCGGGCAATAGCAGCCCTGTGATCGTGGGGGATCAGGTTTATATTTTGAACAGCGCGGGCGTGCTCACTTGCGGCGATGTCAACGAGGGTACGGTGCTCTGGCAGCAGCGGTTGGCTGGCAAGTTCTGGGCTACGCCGGTGGTGGCTGGTGAGCACATCTACTGCATCAACGATGCGGGGAAGTGCTTTGTCGTGAAGCTCGGCGCCGAGAAGCCTGCCGAGCCGATCACCGGCGAACTGGGTGAAGCGGTGCTCGCTTCGCCTGCCGTCAGCAATGGCGCGCTGTTTTTGCGAACCGAAAAGCACCTGTGGAAGATCGCGGGCCAGTAA